In one window of Anser cygnoides isolate HZ-2024a breed goose chromosome 3, Taihu_goose_T2T_genome, whole genome shotgun sequence DNA:
- the LOC136790574 gene encoding sterile alpha motif domain-containing protein 12-like isoform X2 codes for MDAEVQDGAEALSEGCPLAEVSEGPPAQWTVPEVCAWLGARRGDGDLAQLAAEHAVTGRALLRLTEGTLRRMGVAPRSRRRELLRELLGLRLQQELEELLSIAGE; via the exons ATGGACGCCGAGGTGCAGGATGGTGCTGAGGCGCTGTCGGAGGGATGTCCGCTGGCTGAG GTATCGGAGGGGCCCCCGGCGCAGTGGACGGTGCCGGAGGTGTGCGCCTGGCTGGGTGCGCggcgcggggacggggacctGGCGCAGCTGGCGGCCGAGCACGCGGTCACCGGCCGGGCCCTGCTGCGACTGACCGAGGGGACCCTGCGGCGCATGGGGGTCGCCCCCCGCAGCCGGCGCCGGGAgctgctgcgggagctgctggggctgcggctgcagcaggagctggaggagctgctgagcatCGCCGGGG AGTGA
- the LOC136790574 gene encoding sterile alpha motif domain-containing protein 12-like isoform X1: MDAEVQDGAEALSEGCPLAEVSEGPPAQWTVPEVCAWLGARRGDGDLAQLAAEHAVTGRALLRLTEGTLRRMGVAPRSRRRELLRELLGLRLQQELEELLSIAGGEHPP; the protein is encoded by the exons ATGGACGCCGAGGTGCAGGATGGTGCTGAGGCGCTGTCGGAGGGATGTCCGCTGGCTGAG GTATCGGAGGGGCCCCCGGCGCAGTGGACGGTGCCGGAGGTGTGCGCCTGGCTGGGTGCGCggcgcggggacggggacctGGCGCAGCTGGCGGCCGAGCACGCGGTCACCGGCCGGGCCCTGCTGCGACTGACCGAGGGGACCCTGCGGCGCATGGGGGTCGCCCCCCGCAGCCGGCGCCGGGAgctgctgcgggagctgctggggctgcggctgcagcaggagctggaggagctgctgagcatCGCCGGGGGTGAGCATCCCCCGTAG
- the LOC106048393 gene encoding trifunctional enzyme subunit beta, mitochondrial, translated as MTSMLTHTIRNLPASSAWAARVFARSLSCSPQLQAAAVQPKSKKTLAKSGVKNIVVVEGVRIPFLQSGTSYADLMPHDLARAALQGLLNRTSVPKDVVDYIVYGTVIQEVKTSNVAREAALGAGFSDKTPAHTVTMACISSNQAMTTGVGLIAAGQCDVVVAGGVELMSDVPIRHSRKMRKTMLTLNRAKTLGQKLAVISKIRPDYFAPELPAVAEFSTSETMGHSADRLAAAFAVSRVEQDEYALRSHTLAKKAQDGGLLLDVVPFKVPGRDTVTKDNGIRPSSMEQMGKLKPAFVKPYGTVTAANSSFLTDGASAMLIMSEEKALAMGYKPKAYLRDFVYVSQDPKDQLLLGPTYATPKVLEKAGLTMADIDVFEFHEAFAGQILANLKAMDSDWFAQNYMGRKSKVGAPPLEKFNTWGGSLSLGHPFGATGCRLAITAAHRLKKEGGQYGLVAACAAGGQGHAMLVELYPQ; from the exons ATGACTTCCATGCTGACCCACACCATCCGGAACCTCCCTGCTTCTTCAGCATGGGCTGCCAGGGTCT tcGCTCGGTCGCTCAGCTGCTCTCCACAGTTGCAGGCTGCAG CTGTCCAGCCTAAGAGTAAGAAGACCTTAGCCAAAAGTGGTGTGAAGAACATTGTTGTGGTGGAGGGCGTCCGTATTCCGTTTTTGCAGTCTGGCACTTC ATATGCGGATCTCATGCCCCATGACTTAGCCAGAGCAGCGCTGCA GGGCTTGCTGAACCGGACCAGTGTCCCAAAGGATGTTGTTGATTACATTGTTTACGGCACGGTGATCCAGGAAGTGAAAACGAGCAATGTTGCCAGAGAG GCTGCCTTGGGAGCTGGCTTCTCTGACAAAACTCCAGCCCATACAGTCACCATGGCTTGCATTTCTTCAAACCAGGCTATGACCACAG GTGTGGGTTTGATCGCAGCTGGACAGTGCGATGTCGTCGTAGCAGGGGGTGTGGAGTTAATGTCGGATGTTCCCATTCGTCACAgcaggaagatgaggaagaCTATGCTCACTCTGAACCGAGCCAAGACCTTGGGCCAAAAGCTCGCTGTGATTTCCAAAATTCGCCCTGACTACTTTGCTCctgag ctCCCAGCTGTGGCCGAGTTCTCCACCAGCGAGACCATGGGGCACTCTGCTGATCGCTTGGCTGCTGCCTTCGCAGTTTCCCGTGTGGAGCAAGATGAGTACGCCCTCCGCTCTCACACGCTAGCCAAGAAAGCCCAGGACGGAGGCTTGCTGCTCGATGTGGTACCCTTCAAAGTGCCAG GCAGAGATACGGTTACCAAAGATAATGGGATCCGCCCTTCCTCAATGGAGCAGATGGGCAAGCTGAAGCCAGCTTTTGTCAAACCATATGGAACTGTCACAGCTGCCAACTCATCCTTCCTG ACAGACGGCGCCTCGGCAATGCTGATCATGtctgaagagaaggctctggcgATGGGGTACAAACCGAAGGCCTACCTCAG GGACTTTGTGTATGTGTCCCAGGACCCAAAGGACCAACTGCTGCTGGG TCCAACATATGCAACGCCCAAAGTGCTGGAGAAGGCTGGTCTAACCATGGCTGATATCGATGTGTTTGAATTCCATGAAGCCTTTGCT gGGCAGATACTGGCTAACTTGAAAGCTATGGATTCAGACTGGTTTGCACAAAACTACATGGGCAGGAAGTCAAAG GTTGGAGCCCCTCCTCTGGAGAAGTTCAACACCTGGGGCGGCTCCCTCTCGCTGGGACATCCTTTCGGTGCCACTGGCTGCCGCCTTGCAATTACTGCTGCCCACAGGTtgaagaaggagggagggcAGTATGGCCTGGTTGCTGCCTGTGCCGCGGGAGGGCAG GGGCATGCAATGCTAGTGGAACTCTACCCTCAGTAA